In the Rhodothermia bacterium genome, TTTGAGTAGAAAAATCCTTAGCTTTCGGGTGTAGCCTATATGCCTTCTAAACCTATCTCCTTTAAGCCATGAACCGACGACAGTTTCTTCTCAAAAGCGCAGCAACGGCTTGTATTACACCATTCGTGCAATGGCAACCCCGGATTATTCCCCAGCGAAAGGAAGTGGTTGTTTTGGGAGCCGGCTTGTCGGGTTTATACACCGCCGTACTGTTACAAGATGCGGGTTATTCGGTTAGCGTTCTCGAAGGCAGGGATCGTGTGGGCGGCAAGGTTTTTACCCTAAATCACCTCGTTGGTAAACCCGAAGGCGGTGGTTGGACGGTTGGGGATCACTATCAGCGGTTTCGGAAATTGGTAGATCGCTTTCACCTAAATCTTTTAGAACTTCCTATGGTGGCTGGGCCTTCCGGCACAATGTTTTATGTAAATGGTCAGCGGGTTGCACTAAAGGATTGGTCTATGGCAAAGCCTAACCAACTTTCGGATGCCGAACGCCAAACACCCCCACCCGCTCTTTTGGGCAAGTTCATCCGTTCTGTGAATCCCTTAAAAGGTGGCCGCGAATGGTTCGAAAAGCCACATCCCGATCTCGATATCTCCATAGACGCCTTTTTACGTAAACAAAAAGCCTCTAAGGAAGCACGGCGTTTGATGAACATTGCACCCAATACCAATGACTTGAAGAACACCTCGTTGCTGTGGGCCATGCGCGACGACGAACGCCGAAAGCGATACGCCAGTGATACCTTTTATCGTATTGAGGGTGGGAACGGACGTTTGGTTGATGCAATGGCGGCGGCACTACGCCAACCAGTACAACGAAGCAAAAAGGTCATAGGAATAGACCAAACAGATACTCAAGTTTCGATCAGGTGTACAGATGGTACTACAACCTCAGCCGATTATGTGGTCTCCACCCTGCCTTTTTCGGTGATGCGGGGCATAGAAATCAACCCCAAGCCTCCCGCTTTACAAGCAGAAGCCATACGTCGCCTACCCTATACAGCTATTTCACAGGTGTATATACAAGTAGAGCAACCGTTTTGGGCAGATGACGACTTCCCTGTCTCTATGTGGACGGATACAGCAATAGAACGTGTTCTCCCTATCACCAACGAAAAAGGTCAGATAAGTATGATTGTAGTGTGGATGGATGGGGAAAACGCGCTTAACTTTGACAAACTACCACCGGAAAAACAAGAAAAGCAGGTCATAGAAACACTTCGAACAATCCGGCCAACCACCACGGATGCCTTACAAGTGGTACAGACGCAGCATTGGGCAAAACATCCGTTTGCACTTGGCGCATATGCCCATTTTGCACCAAAACAAATTACAAGGTTTGCACGACAAATGGCACTGCCCCATGGTGCGCTCTTTTTTGCAGGTGAACACACCGCAGTAGAAAGTCCGGGAATGGAAGGGGCGTTGGAGTCCGCAGAACGGGTGGTGCAAGAATTAATGCAGGCATCGTAACGACTTAATCGCAAAGTGTGAATAAACTTAAACATGAAGAATGTCAAGCCTTTGCCACCAAACATAAACCTTATATAAGGTATTCGTATCTTTAGGTTTACATCAGTCCATCACCACCTATTGATGTAAATCATATGCCTACAAAATTACACGTTCCTGAGCCAGAGAAAACGGGCGATTTCCCTTATCGTACCTTATTAATAGACCCTGCTGCGCATAAACCCAAACCCAATGTTGTTGTGACGCGGAAGCCTTACCCTACCTCGGCGCCAAACCTAAAAACCCATCTTAAGTATATCGCTTTGATGGTCTTAGGTGGTGTCACGTTGTGCATGATCATCTTGCCGGGAATTGTGGTCAAAATTTTTGCCTCACTCGGGGTTGTCTTTGCCGGAATGGCCATCGGCTTGGTATCGGTGGTCACTTCTCAAATGTACCAAATGCGGCAAAGTTATGATGCTTACGAGCCTACACAGATCGAAGAGAAAACACTCGCAATGTTGGCTGGCCTCAGATAGCCTTATTTTTTGGCCAATCCACATGGATTTGGGTTTGGATTCAATTATAGATCGCCCTATTTTGGTGTTCTTATAATTCTCTTTTTCCTAAATCCATGCGTTATCAAGCAGCCTCCGGCTTTTATTTAAACCGAAAAGCATACTTCATGCGCCTTCTCCGCATGGGAGGTGTTTTTTTTGTCCTGCTCATTGCTGTTACTGCGCTTGCGCCTCATGTCTTTGTGTCTTTGTTGATGTTTATTACATCTGGTGTATTGTTTTTTGCGCTGGCGATTGTTTTTCGTAACCGCGATACAGCACACTTAGAAGTCTTCCGAAACCCAGACGGCGAGTGCGAATTCAACTTAAAGGCATTGGATTTTATGGTGAACAACCCCAGTGTGGTTTATTTTGGTATTTATGACACGCCAGAAGGTAAAAGATCTTTGCGGCTTGGAATTCCATCTGGAACCCGAATAGCCATTTTGGAAGAAGACGTTTTACCGGAAACGAATTTACCGGATGTCCCCAAATTTGAACTTCCTCCGACGGTGACGGGGAAGCCTGTGGTCTTCCAAAGCCGAGGAGTTTACCCTGCCGATCTACGTGAAGCAGCCTCTGTTTTGGGATTTTTTTGATTACTTTATGCCGGTTATTACCATTACGGGAGCAAGTCAAGGATTGGGCGAAGCCATTGCCTATGAGTTTGCACAAGAACCCGCTTCAAAACTTGCACTATTGGCAAGGAATGAGGCAAACCTCAAGAGGGTTGCGGATGTTTGTCGGGATATGGGAGCAGAAGCCCGAGTAGTGGCTTGTGATGTACGATCGGAGGTGGAAGTCCAACGAGCGGCCTCTCTTGTGGAAAACTGCTGGGGCACTTCCGATGTCGTGGTCAATAATGCTGGTCTGTTTATGCCGGGACCGCTCTTAGAAACCAACTCGTCAGATTTTGAGCAACAAATATTGGTGAACTTAACCAGTGCTTTTTGGGTTACCAAAGCCTTTCTTCCGGCCATGATTGCCGCAAAAAGTGGCCATCTCTTTTTTATGGCCTCCATTGCCTCGCTAAAAGCATATCCGGGCGGCGGTGCTTATACGGCGGCAAAGCATGGTCTCTTGGGCTTGGCACGCTCTTTTCGTGAAGAGACCAAACCGTTCGGCATCCGCGTTACAACACTCATGCCCGGCGCTACATTCACCCCAAGTTGGGAAGGGGTGGGTCTGCCCGAAGAACGGTTTATGCGCCCTCAAGACCTCGCCAAAACCATACGAGAAATCTGGCACTTGTCCGAGCGGTCAGTTGTAGAGGAAATCGTTCTCCGTCCACAATTAGGCGATCTTTAAACCTTTCTTCCGCAAAAACCTTTGAAATAGACTATATATATCTTAATGGCAATCCTTGTTTGCGATCCTGTCACTTTTTTATCCTGAAAACGCTTGCAATTTTGGGATCAGGTCTTAACTTTGCACATTCCCCTTCCCCATTGTTCAACCAAATAAGGGTATTGGTAAGAAGATGTCGTTTGTTCTCGGAAGTCCAGATAAGCCCTACCGCATAGCGATTGTCGGGGCTGGGCCGGCTGGTTTTTATACTGCAATCGAATTGCTAAAACATACTGCTCATCATCTTTTTGTAGATATGTTTGAGCGCCTTCCTGCACCTTTTGGCTTGGTACGACATGGTGTAGCGCCAGACCATCTCTCCATCAAAAACGTTACAAGCAAATATGCGGCGATCTTTAAGTCCGACCGTGTTCGCCTCTTCGGAAACGTCCAATATGGGAAAGACTTGTTTCATGAAGACCTCAGACACCTTTACGACGCGATTGTTTATACGGTTGGTGCACAAGCAGACCGACAAATGGGCGTAAAGGGAGAGTTTTTGCCCGGGAGCATTTCTGCCACCGAGTTTGTGGCATGGTATAACGGCCATCCAGATTTTGTATCCCTAAACCCAAACTTATCTGCACGCGCCGTAGCCGTGATTGGTATGGGTAATGTAGCTTTGGATGTAGCCCGAATCTTGGCAAAGTCGGGCGATGAATTGCACCCAAGTGATATGGCGCAACATGCTTTAGATGCCTTGCGGAAAAGCAATGTAGAGGATATTTATATTGTTGGGCGGCGTGGTCCTGTTCAGGCAAAATGGACTTTACCAGAGCTTAAGGAGATGGGGCATCTTGAAGTCGCAGACCTTTTGGTACAAAAAGAGGCT is a window encoding:
- a CDS encoding SDR family oxidoreductase, with the protein product MPVITITGASQGLGEAIAYEFAQEPASKLALLARNEANLKRVADVCRDMGAEARVVACDVRSEVEVQRAASLVENCWGTSDVVVNNAGLFMPGPLLETNSSDFEQQILVNLTSAFWVTKAFLPAMIAAKSGHLFFMASIASLKAYPGGGAYTAAKHGLLGLARSFREETKPFGIRVTTLMPGATFTPSWEGVGLPEERFMRPQDLAKTIREIWHLSERSVVEEIVLRPQLGDL
- a CDS encoding FAD-dependent oxidoreductase; the encoded protein is MSFVLGSPDKPYRIAIVGAGPAGFYTAIELLKHTAHHLFVDMFERLPAPFGLVRHGVAPDHLSIKNVTSKYAAIFKSDRVRLFGNVQYGKDLFHEDLRHLYDAIVYTVGAQADRQMGVKGEFLPGSISATEFVAWYNGHPDFVSLNPNLSARAVAVIGMGNVALDVARILAKSGDELHPSDMAQHALDALRKSNVEDIYIVGRRGPVQAKWTLPELKEMGHLEVADLLVQKEAMNLDPFSEVERLNDKSAAKNFAQMQFYAERPLADKPRRVHFRFWASPVEICETNGRVSCLRVEHTHLDNAGKLHGTGNFETIPVEMVLRSVGYKGVALPGLPFDEVNGVVPNKKGKILDPASGGLVLHEYVAGWIKRGATGVIGTNKMCGVETAHSVLEDLHHTAPRAFHQEDVADLLHRRKVKFITFNDWQVLDEHEKEQGSVTGRPRIKVVEADKALEIMMKKTESG
- a CDS encoding FAD-dependent oxidoreductase → MNRRQFLLKSAATACITPFVQWQPRIIPQRKEVVVLGAGLSGLYTAVLLQDAGYSVSVLEGRDRVGGKVFTLNHLVGKPEGGGWTVGDHYQRFRKLVDRFHLNLLELPMVAGPSGTMFYVNGQRVALKDWSMAKPNQLSDAERQTPPPALLGKFIRSVNPLKGGREWFEKPHPDLDISIDAFLRKQKASKEARRLMNIAPNTNDLKNTSLLWAMRDDERRKRYASDTFYRIEGGNGRLVDAMAAALRQPVQRSKKVIGIDQTDTQVSIRCTDGTTTSADYVVSTLPFSVMRGIEINPKPPALQAEAIRRLPYTAISQVYIQVEQPFWADDDFPVSMWTDTAIERVLPITNEKGQISMIVVWMDGENALNFDKLPPEKQEKQVIETLRTIRPTTTDALQVVQTQHWAKHPFALGAYAHFAPKQITRFARQMALPHGALFFAGEHTAVESPGMEGALESAERVVQELMQAS